cattgtttaatccaatgtcaattctttaatttgatattatacgaatcatatcatcattgtacattaataatatgattcacttgaagtctagaataaagtatttgaattatcattgaatcatatgattaaatattgatattatacatttatattattcatatgcatatgtagacttatatagacttataagtttataacatacattggaaataagtctctagatatttaattgttgtattagtatgaattggtatacttatgagttatgtcatattatatatgtataatttgttattatataatcaaatgatttaatgatcaattgatcatatgatataatcatataaattatagtgataatatattaatactcaaattgtgatttaattattatttttaaaaaaattgtgatttaatgatcaagtgattatatgatataatcatattaattatagtgataatatattaatactcaaattgtgatttaattattttttaaaaaaaattgtgatttaatgatcaagtgattatgttatatgtataaataattttataattataattataaaaatatattatataaaaggcggttagcggttaacggttatggttagtaaacccaataatcgctaaccgctaggcggttaaacggttagcggttagcggttataacggttagttTAACCGGCTGCATTGACATCcctaaaaaagataaaattacccttaaattttctttttattaaaaatatacaaGATGGCCCAACCATGCATcataaaattacccttaaattttctttttattaaaaatatacaaGATGGCCCAAACATGCATCAccttgtccttttttttttttttgttttttttttttatataatattttgagaaaattacattttacccctcaaaaattagaacaatttttaattcaatctctaatatttcaatttttataatataccccttcaaacttctaaatttttttaattcgaccatACCTTTGGTCACGTGCGAGCCACGTCACTTTTATAGTCttcttccccaaaatgcccccaacCGACACTCCCCCAACCCAAGTCATCCACCATTTCCCAGCTCTCCCTCTTTCTGGGGTTTTCGTTTCACTGAATCCTATCTTCCTACCAAAGaactttctttcttgtttttctttcatattttctaagcaaccaaacacaAAAGAAACATGTCATCTGAACACTTCTATCTCTTCTTTTCACCAGTCCTCAGCTTCAAGCTTTTCCTCTGTCTCCTTCTCTTCGTCGCCACATTTGCTTTCTGGCTCTCCCCGGGCTGTCTTGCTTGGGCTCTCTCTAAAACCACCCGAAACGCTGCCATTGCCAGCCCTTCCTGACTCCCGCTTCTCAAATACCTGTTTGAGAAGCCAGCTTTGACCATAGCaattgctttgcatttttttggaGTTTGAGATTTTCTATGTAACTCAGAAAGCCATTAATGAAATGAAAGGTCAAGCACATATCACTTAGCAAACCACCCTTTGCCTTCTCCCTTAGAAACTCATTTCCCAGATCAATGTCGTTTGCaatagaagaagagaaagagaagttgTGGCAATTTTATTTTGACGGAGCTCTGAATGCCCAATTGGGCAGGGATAGGGATAGTCTGAATATCCCAATAAGGAGTAATAAAGGATACCCGAAGCTTTTAGGTTGAGGTTCCCTGCTACCAACAACATAGCAAATCGAGTATGAAGCTCCACAGGCCAGATTCTCCAATGTTGCATTTGGAGTCGTTGAACAATGTGGTTGGGGGCATTTTTGGGAAGAGGACTAcaaaagtgatcacgtgcgagtCACATGATCACTTTTCCGCCAGTCAAAACAgcttttgactgacggaatggttgaattgtaaaaatttagaAGTTTAGGGGTGTGCATTGCAAAAATGGAAACATTGGAGGTAAAATTGAAAATCACTCTAAACTTTGagaggtaaagtgtaatttttcctaatatttctttttttaaaaaaaattaatttgaaattaagggtaaattagaaattttataaaatgtcattgtatcacttttaacatttaaaagttgatagaggggttcaaattaattgcaaatgaaagtttaggggttcaaattgagaggtttcaaagttcgggagtatgtcaaatcgcgtgataattcaggggtttaaaataaagttttcccCTTATACTttcaaatatatacatattaacccgttttctcaaaatcttaattaaattgttaactttttattaaaaataaaactaaattttGGTGTATTGAATTGATAAAAACCATAAATATTAAGatgtaatatattaattatttaattaataactaGTAATTAAAAGTCGACAAAATCcatcttaattttaaaatgacagttttcattcaaattaagTTATAGCTCCCTTCTAAATGTCATGGGTCCAgcaaaaaaatttgggatgaCAAATGGCTCCCAAGTCTATCCTCATACGCAGTTCAATCTCTTGTGAGGATCCTAGATAAAGAGGCACGAGTTCACAAGCTTATTGATGAAGAAACAAGATGGTGGAAAGTGCGTCTTATCCATGAGAGAGGATATGTAGCATGGCTATAAGCCCCTTTCGACAAATTGATCAGTTAATTTAAATTGGTATGTAAAACGGGGAATTTTCGGTTAAAAGTGCATATCATCTAGAGAAAAGTCGTTTTGTGCAAGCTGCTGGTGAAAGCACCACTGTTGATGTCTGTAGCAAAGTGTGGAAGACAATCTAGAATTTAAATGTCCCAAGTACgatgaaattttttctttagaaGGCCTGCAATAATTTATTGCCAACCAAGgcgaatttattttttacaagaaaaaagattggATGTGGAGACCACTTGTCATATTTTATGGCGATATCCATCTTCAAATGATGTTTAGGGGAATTGTGATAGGAAGTAAGAAAATTCCAAGTGAAGATGATGACTTTACGCAAATCCTCGAAGTGCTTATGAAGAAATTGGACAAGGAAGAAGAGGTAGAATTTGTGGCAACAACAGGAAGGAAGATTTGGTTATGGTTTTTGGAGAGCCCAATTGATCCGTAGTGCAAAGAAGGCTATAGAAGATTtcaatcaaacaataaaaaatgtgCAGACTAATAGCGAGGAAGTTGAACCTATAGTGATTTCGAGGTTTAGGAACCCCAACACTAACCGAAGTTATAGTATGTTCCAAGGCTTCTTCGACAGGTCAGATACTGAATTCAGTGATGCCCTGAGCATCTGGCATCTGCTCCTGACCGATGTGGATAAGCTCTTCTATTGCCTCAACTTCAGGAGGAAATGCGTTGGGAGAAACCAGGTCGATGTTGATTTGTGCAGAAGGGTTGAAGGCTAGGTCTTGAAAGGTCTTGAAAGGTCTTGAAGCCCACAGCATACCCTTGAGCCCAGCCTTGGTCTCTAGCCCAAGCTATGAAGGACAACTGCCAATTGTAATTCCGTGCCTTTTCCTTGTAATGGCGAAGCTGCCTCTTCACACACTTGAACTTCTCTTTAGCTCCCACTGCCTTCGTCTCAGGAGCCTTCTATTTTGCAGCAGACTTCTTGGCCTTCAAACGCTGAACCGAGGCTTCACCTTGGGCTTCTTGAAGCTGTTCCGACAAGAAGGTACACTGTAGATCAACTATGGTGAGTTTCTCTTCCAGCTTTTTCAAATCCTCCTTGATAATCGAGTGATCTTCTTCAAGTTTCTCAGAATTCTCCTTGAAGGCCATCAGTTGAGCCTTCAAGTTCTGAATCTGAGAATTGGCCTCGGAAGCTTGGGATTCTAGAAGTGACTGCCGCTGACCCGAGAGGAGAAGTTTGTTGTCCTGTTGAGCCATGAGTCCTCTCAACCGAGCATTTTCAGCCTCGGACTCCTCCAACTTTTTATGCAAATTCTTGGTCTCCGAAGCCGAGTTCTGAAGGTAGTTCCAAAAGTCGCAATAGAGGCAAATTGACTTCATAATGTTCTTCAAAAGACGAGTGTAATTAGCCAAGTtacaaaaagaagaaaccaaGGAATAGAGTCAGAAGCACTTACCACCAGTTGGTAAAACAAGATCTACTCCATCACTTTGTCGGGGCTCTTTCTGCCAACACCCCGCAGGAAATTCCAGGGAATCAAATTTACTAAGGCACTAAAAGGATTCCCCAGCAATCCCCTGCCCAACTCAGAGAGGGGGACTAACTGGTAGAGGTGTTTGCGTTCCCTGAGGAACCTGCCGGCTGAGAAGCCTCGGCAGAATGGCTTGATGCCGAAACATGAGCACGCTCCTCGGTCAAATGAGGAACCTCCTCGGTTTGGACCAGCGTCTTTCCAGCTTGAAGGTTAACCTCAGTTTGACGAAGCAACTCATCGGAGTAAGATCTAGCCTGGGGTTGACGAGACATCTTCTTGGTATTCTCGGCCCCCATGGTGTTTTCAGCCCTTTTCTTCGGATCAAAGGCAGGTTCGACTTTAGTACAAAGGAGTGATGGAGGCGGATTGACCTCGGCGCCGTTAACCTCGGGGGCCACCGAGGGACTTCTAGACTTAGAAATCTTCACTGGAGCTGGAGTTGCCACGACATCACTCTCAATAATGATAGCGTCCTCCGCCAAAGCTTCTGAACTTCTGGGCATATGGGCAGCAATTTGCTTAAGGATGCTCTCCACATCCGCTGGAGACTCCTCGTCAGAACCGTAGGCCGAAGGAGTCATGGGTTCCCTAGGAACAGCTGAAATAGGCACAATTGCGAGTGGTTGAACCTGCAGCGGCTTCGCAGGTTTAATCCCGAGAGTAGCCTCATAATTCTCCACGGTTTGAACCTTTGGTGCCAAAAATTCTTCGTTGATTCACTGATAACCTGAGCGAAAGCATTCAGAAGGGTGCAGACCTCCCAGCTCCCGAGCCAACCTCGGACCTCCTCTTCAAGGGAGATTCCTCGAAGTCTTCAGTAACTTGATCCCTGCGTTTCTCGACCTGCCCAGTTTTCTAAGGGGAACCTACTTTTAGTTTTGGGGCCGCGGGTTCCACCCTCCGCGTAGGCGGCTGAGGAGTAGGTTCGGCCATTTTGCTTCTGCCTTTGTTAGCAACATTTCTCCTTGGAGGCTCCGCCACTACGCCTTTGCCTTTCTCGTCTCTCTCGAAGGATTGACAACTGCCCTCCTCGAAGTCTCGACAGTGGACTTCTTCTTCGACTGGGCAACATTTCTAAACAGACCAGTTGGGGGTACCCTAGATACTTCTCCAAGCTGGAACTAGTGACCAGGAAGTCGATGTTCATTTGCTTCTCATTCTCCTCCGCTTGAGCGAGGGCCAAAACTCTATCCACCCAATTTTGCTCCCCGTTGGTCAGCTCAGGGCATTTTTGTCCTGCAAAAAGTATAAagaaggattaaaaaaaaaaaaaaaaatggtaacttcactttagaccatTGAACTACCCGCGATTTGACAAGTTCCCCcgaacttcaaaacctctcaatttgaagccataaactttcaattacagtcaatttgaacatctccatcaaattttaaacattaaaagtgagacaatggcgtttatacccctgactttttataaaatttcaaatttacctttaatttaaaattaaaaattataaaaaaataaaaaatcacaaggtgacccacggttgggccaccttgtgacccttttttcaattttttttttttaataaaaaggaaattgaagggtaatcttgtctttttaggggttttaaccgcaaaaattgacggagaggggtaaattgactgcaattaaaagttcaggtgttcaaattgaaaggttttgagGTTCAGgggggcttgtcaaatcgcaTGGTAATTCAGAGGTACAAAGTGaaggcaccaaaaaaaaaaaaaaaaagtgaatgagCAAAAGGAGATTTTACGTTTGGTAGATGGTACGCTGGTGTCTCGAGGGATCCTCAGACACTATACTGCTTCAGAAAGCAAGAACACCGAGTTTCTCGAAACAAAGAAGAACGAGTTCTTCCATTTTTTCGTTGTTAGAAAAGGTAGGGCTCATGTGAACAAACTTTACCTTCTTTCCAACTTGGAAAGTAAAGATGAAGTCGGATTTAGGGTTTTTGGTGAGCCGATAAACTACAAGGAACTCCCGAATAGTACGAAGGTTTTCCTCACTGAGAACACGCGACCAAAAGACCACACAAGAGAAAAAGTACCTTCAACCGCTCAACGTTATCTGATGAGGAGCAAGGTTGAGCTGACTCAACTATTCCGGGATAATGCTCGGAAAAGGCTGTCAAAGCCATGTTCTAAACATGGTCTAGTAGAGGCAGACCTCGTTCTCCTTGGTCCTGACAAT
This genomic interval from Corylus avellana chromosome ca3, CavTom2PMs-1.0 contains the following:
- the LOC132176120 gene encoding uncharacterized protein LOC132176120; this translates as MTPSAYGSDEESPADVESILKQIAAHMPRSSEALAEDAIIIESDVVATPAPVKISKSRSPSVAPEVNGAEVNPPPSLLCTKVEPAFDPKKRAENTMGAENTKKMSRQPQARSYSDELLRQTEVNLQAGKTLVQTEEVPHLTEERAHVSASSHSAEASQPAGSSGNANTSTS